From one Bacteroidota bacterium genomic stretch:
- a CDS encoding sialate O-acetylesterase: MKKYYFLFIAILFATLFTGLQANVTLPSIISNNMVLQQNTTVTFWGWADAGEQVTITASWNSARKVYAVADAKGNWKANFITPRAGGPFKITIKGKNKIDLTNVLTGEVWLCSGQSNMQFTMGRKEKSWRTGVLNYEKEIAAANYPKIRLFQVDQKTAAEPQKDVSGKWTECTSATVYDFSAVAYYFGRELHRKLNVPIGLINSSWGGTPAESWTRKEVIESDSICRPILARYDQGVKDYPRLYKVYEDTLAKWKKDVAEGRITGDQAKKAPQAPMKPLDSKQPCVLYNAMIAPLIPYSIKGVIWYQGEQNAQRAWQYRKLFPNMIANWRSDWKEGNFPFYFVQIAPHRSQNPEIREAQLMALRSVPNTGMAVITDSGDSLNIHPLNKEVVGHRLALWAFAKTYGFKNLVYSGPLYKSMKVEGNKIIISFDYVDGGLVAKGGALTEFTIAGEDRQFVPANAVISGNNVVVSSPSVKNPVAVRFAWKYVPKPNFFNKVGLPASPFRTDVWPGATFGRL; this comes from the coding sequence TTGGGGCTGGGCAGATGCCGGTGAGCAGGTTACTATTACTGCAAGCTGGAACAGTGCCAGGAAAGTGTATGCAGTCGCCGATGCTAAAGGCAACTGGAAGGCAAACTTTATTACTCCCAGGGCTGGTGGCCCTTTTAAAATCACCATTAAGGGGAAGAATAAAATTGACCTGACCAATGTTTTAACCGGTGAAGTTTGGCTTTGCTCAGGCCAGTCGAATATGCAGTTTACCATGGGGCGTAAGGAAAAGTCATGGCGCACCGGGGTCCTGAATTATGAAAAGGAAATTGCTGCAGCCAATTATCCCAAGATCCGATTATTCCAGGTTGACCAGAAAACAGCAGCTGAGCCTCAGAAAGATGTATCCGGCAAATGGACTGAATGTACCAGCGCTACGGTTTATGATTTCTCGGCTGTGGCTTATTACTTCGGAAGGGAATTGCACAGGAAATTAAATGTTCCCATAGGATTGATCAACAGTTCATGGGGAGGAACGCCTGCCGAATCCTGGACAAGAAAAGAAGTCATTGAATCTGATTCAATCTGCCGTCCCATTCTTGCAAGATATGACCAGGGGGTGAAAGATTATCCCCGCTTGTACAAAGTTTACGAGGATACTTTGGCAAAATGGAAAAAAGATGTAGCCGAAGGCCGTATTACCGGAGATCAGGCCAAGAAAGCCCCTCAGGCTCCGATGAAACCGCTTGACAGCAAACAACCCTGCGTTCTTTATAATGCCATGATTGCTCCATTGATTCCCTATTCCATTAAAGGGGTTATCTGGTATCAGGGTGAACAAAACGCCCAGCGGGCATGGCAATACAGAAAATTATTCCCCAATATGATTGCCAACTGGCGCAGCGATTGGAAGGAAGGCAATTTCCCCTTTTATTTTGTACAGATTGCCCCTCACCGCAGCCAGAATCCTGAAATCCGTGAAGCCCAGTTGATGGCTTTACGCTCTGTGCCTAATACAGGCATGGCTGTAATTACTGATTCAGGAGATTCTTTAAATATCCATCCCCTCAATAAGGAAGTTGTAGGACACCGTCTTGCTTTATGGGCTTTTGCTAAGACTTATGGGTTTAAAAATCTGGTTTATTCAGGCCCGCTCTATAAATCTATGAAGGTAGAAGGTAACAAAATAATAATTTCCTTTGATTATGTTGACGGAGGTCTTGTGGCTAAAGGCGGAGCGCTTACTGAATTTACAATTGCCGGCGAAGACCGTCAGTTTGTTCCTGCAAATGCAGTGATTTCGGGCAATAATGTCGTGGTTTCAAGTCCTTCGGTTAAAAATCCCGTAGCAGTGAGATTTGCATGGAAATATGTTCCCAAACCCAATTTCTTCAATAAAGTGGGTTTGCCTGCATCGCCTTTCCGTACGGATGTATGGCCGGGGGCAACTTTTGGAAGACTATAA